The following DNA comes from Limnobacter sp. SAORIC-580.
CAACATATTCCAGTGGTTTTTCACCTGCCTTGCGCACGGTCAGAATGGCTTCGTCGAAATGCTTGCCGTTGCAACATGCCTTGATCAGGTTTGGCGTTGCCTTGTCAATGTACTTGGTGAAGCTGATGTCCTGCACGCTGACTTTGCCTGCGCCACCACCACGGCCCACATGGGTTGTGCCCGACTGGGACATGCCCCAGCTCCAGGCGGCAATATCGATCTCTTTGGCATGTACGCTGTCTACGGATTCGCCATCTACACCCTTGATTTTCAAAAACATGTCTACGGACATTTGATTCCCTCTGTAATTGGTTGATTAATAGTTCAAGTTTTAAGACGCTTTGGCGGATGGCAACTTGCTGACCAAACGCAAAGACACGGTGAGGCCCTCTAGCTGGTAGTGCGGGCGCAAATAGAATCGGGAGGCGTACATGCCGGGGTTGCCCTCTATTTCCTCAACAACCACTTCGGCTGCGGCAAGCGGACGAGAGGCTTTAACCGCCTCGGAGGAATTTGCAGGATCACCGTCCACGTATTGCATGATCCAGTCTTGCAACCAGCGCTGCATGTCGGCGCGTTCCTTGAATGAACCCACTTTGTCGCGCACGATGCACTTCAGGTAATGCGCAAAACGACAGGTGGCAAACAGGTAAGGAAGACGGGCAGCCAATTTCGCATTGGCTGTTGCGTCCGGGTCTTCGTACTCGGCAGGTTTGTGCAAAGACTGCGCACCAATGAAGGCTGCCAGATCACTGTTCTTTTTGTGAATCAGCGGCAAGAAACCGCTTTTGCTAAGCTCAGCCTCACGACGATCGGAAATGGCGATTTCAGTGGGGCACTTCATGTCCACTCCACCATCGTCAGTGGGGAAGGTGTGCGTGGGCAGGTTGGGTACTGCGCCGCCAGATTCAATGCCGCGAATGCGTGAGCACCAGCCGTACTCCTTGAATGATCGGTTGATGTTCACCGCCATGGCATAAGCCGAGTTGGCCCAGGTGTAGCGGCTATGATCGGCCAGACCGGTGTCTTCTTCAAAAGCAAATTCTTCCACTGGATTGGTTTTCGCACCGTAGGGCTGACGTGCCAGAAACCGTGGCATGGTCAGGCCGAGGTATTTGGAGTCGTCTGCGTCGCGCAGGCTGCGCCACGCGGCATAGTCGGGTGTGGAGAAAATTTTGGTCAGGTCGCGCGGATTGGCAAGTTCTTGCCAGGAATCCATTTGCAAGGTGGCCGGAGACACTGCTGACAAAAACGGGGCATGTGCAGAAGCACTGATTTTTGACAACTCACCCAGCATTTCCACATCGGGCGGAGAGTGGTCAAAGTAGTAATCACCGATCAAGCAGCCATAGGGCTCACCACCGAACTGACCATATTCATGCTCGTAAATTTTCTTGAACACCGGGCTTTGGTCCCAAGCCACGCCCTTGTAACGTTTCAAGGTTTTGGCCAGTTCAGTTTTGGATACATTCATGAAACGAATTTTCAAGAACTCATCAGTTTCAGTGTTGTTAACCAGGTAGTTCAGGCCGCGCCAGGCACTTTCCATTTGCTGGAAATCGGCGTGATGAATAATTTCATTGATTTGTACGGAAAGCTTTTGGTCGATTGCGGCGATCATTCGCTCGATGGAATCAACCACATCGTCGCCCACCAAGTCCACCCCCTCAAGCGCCTGCTGCGCCAGGGTAAGCACTGCGGACTCCACCTCAGACCTGGCCTCATCGGTTTTCGGCTTGAATTCTTTTTGCAACAGGGAAGACAGTTCACTGCCCTCAAGTTCGATGACATCGAGCGCACGATTTTGAAGTTGTTCAGACATGATTACTCACCTTCAGGGGAGGTTGATTCAACAGGCTTGACGCTGGTCGACAGGGTTTTCAACAAGGCAGGGTCAGCCAGCAGTTTTGCCAGCAGCTCTTCAGCACCGTTTTTGCCATCCATGTAAGTGAGCAGGTTGGACAGTTGCTGGCGTGCCTCCAGCAACTTGCGCAAAGGCTCTACTTTTCGCGCAATGGCTGCAGGGCTGAAATCGTCCATGGATTCAAAAGTGATGTCGACCGCCACATTGCCTTCGCCGGTGAGGTGGTTGGGCGCATGGAAGGCCACGCGTGGCTTGATGCTTTTCATACGTGCATCAAAGTTGTCGACATCCACTTCCAAGAAATCACGCTCGGCCACAGGTGCCAATGGCACCTCGGATTTGCCGGACAAGTCGGACATGACCCCCATGACAAAAGGCAACTGAACCTTTTTTTGTGAACCGTACACTTCAACGTCATACTCAATTTGTACGCGGGGTGCACGATTGCGCCCCACAAATTTTTGTCCGCTCATTGATCAATCTCGCAAGTAAGAAGAATGGGTAAATGCAGGGCGACTTTAAGCATCTTCCTGCTCGAGAGAATCGGGATTGACTCCCATGATTTTTGCCACCTCGGCCAAGGCCTCTGGCGCAAGGTCTTTCATCAACTGCATGAAGTTTTTGTCGATCAGGCGACGCGCCCGTTTCAAGAGAAGCTGCGCCGGGTTGGTCGGCTCGGCATGCTCAAGGTAGGCACACACTTGATCAATGGCCGCCAAAGCCTGTGCACGGGAATGAATTCCTGCCGAAACCATTGAGGGCACGGGCTTACTTGAATTACAGCTTGAATCGAACAAAGCACTGTGTGGCACAGCCGCCGGGTTTTGTTCCATTTGGGGTTCGGGCAGGCAGGACAGCACATGGTTCAGCAACACACCGAATTCGGAAAGTTGCGGCAACCGATCCGCTTCGACATGTTGGGCCAGCGCGGCGAGAATTCTGTTCAAGTAAAGCTGGCTGCTCAACAACATGGCACGCAAGGCTTCAGCCTTGCCTTCCGGTGACCGAAAGAACAGCTCGATTTGCTCGCGAGACACGGGCACTTCAGTGCCAGGAGAATTGCCAGTGAGCGCCTCGAAGTCTTTTAGGCGAATGTCGCCAATTCGCGGATTTCCAACCACGACACAATTGCGCAGGGATTGAAAAAATGAGCCGCCAAATCCAAGCCCTTCAATGACGTTGATGCGGGCATAGGGATCGCCATCATCGAGAGGCGGATTGACGACAGACCATGCCGTTTCGAGCAGGCTGGCCAGCGCACCTAAACTTTCGGGCAGGGTTTGCAAACCACCCAGATTCAAACGCGATTCGGCCCACAACACCACCAAGCGCAAATCTCGACTGCGCTCCAGCAATTGCAAGGCACCTGTTTCTACAGCACTCCAGTCGGGCGGTGTTGCTGCTTCAAACTGGGTTTCTGGCTTACCTCGGGCTGCTTGTTGCAGTTCAAGAAATGCGTTGTCGTATTCAAGATTGGGGCCGCAGTCGCCTTGCACAAAGGGTGCCGCCCAGGAAGGTGCAAGCAATGCCTCTGGTTCAACTGATGTTGCCGAGGTTGATGAAAATTGAGAAGCTGACACGTTGCGCAGAGGCCCTAATGGTAAAACCATGCGGGACTCTAGCAACGGAATTTGAAGTTGGCGATGGGTCTAACCTGAGCACCATCACCAAATGTAGTGATCGAGTGATGTCTATCCGACTTTGCGGGTCAGTTCACGCAACAACACCCACTCCTCGGCAGAGCTTGGATGAACAGCAATGGTGCGATCGAAATCGGCTTTGGTCGCACCCATGGTGTACAACACACCCAGCAGTTGGATCATCTCGGGAGAATCTTCTCCAAGCATGTGAATACCCACTACTCGGTCAGTGGCATCATCGATCAGCAACTTCATGTAGGTTTTCTGTTCACCGCCAGAGAACTTGGTTTTCATGGGTGTGAACTCTGTTTCATACACACGGGTGGGTGCGCGCTTGGCCGCCTGTTCTTCGGTCAAGCCAACACTGCCAATGGGCGGTGAGGTGAAAGTGGCTGTGGGCACGCTGCTGTGATCCACCGAGAGATTCTTCCCGTTGAACTCATTTTCAGCCAGTGCGCGCCCTTCTGCGATGGCCACAGGTGTCAGGTTCACACGGTTGGTGACATCGCCCACGGCATACACACCTTTAATGCCAGTGTGGCTGTATTTGTTCACTTCAATTTCACCGGCAGGCCCCGTGCGCAGGCCAATGTTTTCAAGTCCCAAGCCTTGCGTGTTGGGGCTTCGACCTGTGGCATTCAATACAAAATCAAACGTGTGAACTCCTGCTGCGGTTTGCAATTCAAATAAGGCCCCTTGCTGGCCAAGTGATTTGAAATCGGTGTCGGGAAACAGTTGAATGCCTTGCAGCTTCATGGCGGTGACCAAGCGATCTCGAATACTTTCATCGAACCCGCGCAAAGGCAAGTCGCCACGATAAAACACCGAGACTTCAGAACCGAGGCCGCGCAATATGCATGCAAATTCGAGTGCGATATAACCTGCGCCAATCACACCCACACGTTTTGGCAACGTAGAAAGATCGAGCAGTTCATTCGAGGTTGCAGCAAGCTCAAGCCCCGAAAATGCGCTGCGATTGGGCGCTGCGCCACTGGCGATCAGAATTCGCTGGGTGTTCAATACCCGATCGCCCACTTGGACTTCTGTGGTGGACTTGATGACGCCATGGCCGCGAATGGTTTCAACCCCGCTGTTTTCAAGCATGCGGGCGTAGATGCCTTCGAGCCGGTCAATTTCCTTGCCTTTGGCTTCTTGCCATTGGGCCATTGAGAATTCTGCTTGTGCTACTTGCCAGCCGGGCTGCAAACCTTCTCGCAGGGTTTGACCAAACTGTGCGGCATACATCATGAGTTTTTTGGGCACACAACCGCGAATAACACAGGTACCACCCAGCCGGCTGGATTCGATGAGTGCGACTTTGGCGCCATAGCTGGCCGCGCGGCGGGCGCTGGCCACTCCGCCTGAACCACCGCCGATGACGACGAGATCGTAAGGTGCGTTGGGTGTGCTCATTGAATTCTCCTTGGTGCTGCATTGAAGGTTTATTGTACCGCGAGGAGCTTGTGTCGCTCTGGGTCGGTGACTTGGGAGCTAAACTTGAAGGGTCACCGCTGCCCGAAAACTTGGCATTTCGGCTTGTCGTCTTGAGCCTGCACTAAGCCAAGCCCTCCAAAAGTAACGGTCGGGTCTTGGCTTTCGCGTCAGGGCGCGATCGTTAGTCTCGGCACGCCAAGCCGGCAAGTTTTCTGACTGGTCATCGTGCGACCCATTGCAAGTTCAGCTCCCAGCCACTCCCGTGCGGCGCTTCTCCACCACCGCGCAACTCTCGGTTGGCTTCACCTCCCAATCGGCGGCGGTGTTTCGATCGCCTCGCCTTCAAGAAAACCTGCCCTTGCGTGCCGAGCAGGGCCGGTGTCGCCCAGCATGGGCGACAGAGAACGGACCCTACCCGCAGTTTAGGAGGGCCGTTCTCAGGCATCGCGAGGCTCAGCAAGGGATCAACAGGTTTTCTGGCGAGAGATCGGAACCCAAGCCGAGTGGGCGATCAAGAAGCTCCGAGAGATTGAAACCCCAGCCGATGGACTAAACAAACCAGCGACTGAGGAAGCTTAGGTTATCCCAACCGCCACGCATGGTACTTGCCCAACCACAGCAGCACTTTCTCCGGCGCATGCGCCCGCTTCCACTCACCCGCAGCGTACTTGTTGGCCTCGGCCAATGTGGGGTAGGTGTGGATGGTGCCCAGAATTTTGTTCAAGCCCAAACCATGTTTCATGGCCAAAACGAATTCAGCCAACAAATCGCCTGCATGCACTCCGGCAATGGTCACACCCAGAATTTTGTCCTTGCCCGGCACGGTCAACACCTTCACCACACCGTGTGCATCGCTGTCGGCAATCGCGCGGTCCAGGTCGTCAATGCCATAGCGTGTTACCTCGTAAGCAACGCCCTGCTCTTTGGCATCCTGTTCATTCAAACCCACGCGGGCCACTTCAGGATCGGTAAATGTGGTCCAGGGAATGACTGAATAATCGGCCTTGAATTTTTTAAGATGGCCGAACAATGCATTCACTGAGGCATACCACGCTTGGTGCGCAGCCACGTGGGTGAATTGATAGGGACCTGCCACATCGCCTGCTGCAAAAATATTGGGGTACAGGGTTTCAAGGTATTCGTTGGTGACCACGGTGCGGTTGGTTTCAATGCCCAGTTTTTCAAGGCCATAACCGGTCAGGCGTGCTTTGCGACCCACTGCGCAAATCACATCGTCAAATTCAATTTCAACGGTGTTGCCTTGGTGTTCGGTGACCAATACTTTTTGATCGCCTCTGCGCTCAAACCGAACGGCTTTGTGTTGGGTCAAAATATTCACGCCATCGGCGCGCATGCTGTCCATGGCCATGGCGGAAATTTCCGGGTCTTCGCGCACCATGATTCGATCGCCCAATTCAACCTGGGTTACTTGTGAGCCCAAACGTGCAAAGGCTTGAGCCAATTCGCTGCCAATGGGGCCACCGCCCAGCACCACCAAACGTTTGGGCAGGTCGTCGCGTTTTGCGAATTCGTCCCACAAGGTGTCGCTGGTCAGGTAACCACTGGTTTCAATGCCCGGCAACGGCGGCACCACTGGCTGTGCGCCTGCAGCAATCACGATGCTACGTGTGGTCAGGCGGCTGGTTTCACCGCTGTTGTGTTTGATTTCAACTGTCCAGGGATCGACAATGGTTGCATAGCCCTGAATCACATCCACGCCCAGGCTGGTGTAGCGTTCTACGCTGTCGTGTGGCTCGATGGCTTTGATGATGTCGTGCACACGGGCCATGACCGCTTTAAAGCTGAAGCTGGGCGTGGCTGCATGCAAACCATATTTGTCGGCATGGCGCATTTGGTGAGCCAGCTTTGCACTTTTAATGATTGCCTTGGAAGGCACGCAACCAAAGTTCAGACAATCGCCGCCCATTTTGTGGGCTTCAACCAGGGTCACTTTGGCCTTCACTGCGGCAGCAATGTAAGAGCTCACCAAACCCGCTGCACCCGCACCAATCACCACCATGTTTCGATCAAACTTAACCGGCTTGGTCCATTGGGCATACACCTTGCGGGCCTTGATTTTGTCGGTCACTTTTTTTGCGATCAGCGGGAAAATGCCCAACAACACGAATGAAAGGATGAGGCCAGGGGAAAGAATGCCTGCGAGGCTGTCAATTTTTGCAAGTTCGGTACCGGCATTCACATACACCACGGTGCCTGCAAACATGCCAA
Coding sequences within:
- a CDS encoding Hcp family type VI secretion system effector yields the protein MSVDMFLKIKGVDGESVDSVHAKEIDIAAWSWGMSQSGTTHVGRGGGAGKVSVQDISFTKYIDKATPNLIKACCNGKHFDEAILTVRKAGEKPLEYVVLTMKDVIISNVSQGGSGGEDRLTETVTLNFAEFSYVYVPQKKDGGPEGKVEATFNIATNSEK
- the tssC gene encoding type VI secretion system contractile sheath large subunit, coding for MSEQLQNRALDVIELEGSELSSLLQKEFKPKTDEARSEVESAVLTLAQQALEGVDLVGDDVVDSIERMIAAIDQKLSVQINEIIHHADFQQMESAWRGLNYLVNNTETDEFLKIRFMNVSKTELAKTLKRYKGVAWDQSPVFKKIYEHEYGQFGGEPYGCLIGDYYFDHSPPDVEMLGELSKISASAHAPFLSAVSPATLQMDSWQELANPRDLTKIFSTPDYAAWRSLRDADDSKYLGLTMPRFLARQPYGAKTNPVEEFAFEEDTGLADHSRYTWANSAYAMAVNINRSFKEYGWCSRIRGIESGGAVPNLPTHTFPTDDGGVDMKCPTEIAISDRREAELSKSGFLPLIHKKNSDLAAFIGAQSLHKPAEYEDPDATANAKLAARLPYLFATCRFAHYLKCIVRDKVGSFKERADMQRWLQDWIMQYVDGDPANSSEAVKASRPLAAAEVVVEEIEGNPGMYASRFYLRPHYQLEGLTVSLRLVSKLPSAKAS
- the tssB gene encoding type VI secretion system contractile sheath small subunit, with translation MSGQKFVGRNRAPRVQIEYDVEVYGSQKKVQLPFVMGVMSDLSGKSEVPLAPVAERDFLEVDVDNFDARMKSIKPRVAFHAPNHLTGEGNVAVDITFESMDDFSPAAIARKVEPLRKLLEARQQLSNLLTYMDGKNGAEELLAKLLADPALLKTLSTSVKPVESTSPEGE
- a CDS encoding type VI secretion system protein TssA — translated: MLAPSWAAPFVQGDCGPNLEYDNAFLELQQAARGKPETQFEAATPPDWSAVETGALQLLERSRDLRLVVLWAESRLNLGGLQTLPESLGALASLLETAWSVVNPPLDDGDPYARINVIEGLGFGGSFFQSLRNCVVVGNPRIGDIRLKDFEALTGNSPGTEVPVSREQIELFFRSPEGKAEALRAMLLSSQLYLNRILAALAQHVEADRLPQLSEFGVLLNHVLSCLPEPQMEQNPAAVPHSALFDSSCNSSKPVPSMVSAGIHSRAQALAAIDQVCAYLEHAEPTNPAQLLLKRARRLIDKNFMQLMKDLAPEALAEVAKIMGVNPDSLEQEDA
- the gorA gene encoding glutathione-disulfide reductase encodes the protein MSTPNAPYDLVVIGGGSGGVASARRAASYGAKVALIESSRLGGTCVIRGCVPKKLMMYAAQFGQTLREGLQPGWQVAQAEFSMAQWQEAKGKEIDRLEGIYARMLENSGVETIRGHGVIKSTTEVQVGDRVLNTQRILIASGAAPNRSAFSGLELAATSNELLDLSTLPKRVGVIGAGYIALEFACILRGLGSEVSVFYRGDLPLRGFDESIRDRLVTAMKLQGIQLFPDTDFKSLGQQGALFELQTAAGVHTFDFVLNATGRSPNTQGLGLENIGLRTGPAGEIEVNKYSHTGIKGVYAVGDVTNRVNLTPVAIAEGRALAENEFNGKNLSVDHSSVPTATFTSPPIGSVGLTEEQAAKRAPTRVYETEFTPMKTKFSGGEQKTYMKLLIDDATDRVVGIHMLGEDSPEMIQLLGVLYTMGATKADFDRTIAVHPSSAEEWVLLRELTRKVG
- a CDS encoding FAD-dependent oxidoreductase, with the protein product MKKIVLLLIVAAVVAVFAFDLHSLLTLDSLKSRLEQFREFQTESPWLVAGVFFAAYVVVTAFSIPGAAVMTLAAGALFGLLQGLILVSFASTIGATLAFIGARYLLRDSVQAKFGNRLKAINEGVEKEGAFYLFTLRLVPVFPFFLINLLMGLTSMKAFTFFWVSQLGMFAGTVVYVNAGTELAKIDSLAGILSPGLILSFVLLGIFPLIAKKVTDKIKARKVYAQWTKPVKFDRNMVVIGAGAAGLVSSYIAAAVKAKVTLVEAHKMGGDCLNFGCVPSKAIIKSAKLAHQMRHADKYGLHAATPSFSFKAVMARVHDIIKAIEPHDSVERYTSLGVDVIQGYATIVDPWTVEIKHNSGETSRLTTRSIVIAAGAQPVVPPLPGIETSGYLTSDTLWDEFAKRDDLPKRLVVLGGGPIGSELAQAFARLGSQVTQVELGDRIMVREDPEISAMAMDSMRADGVNILTQHKAVRFERRGDQKVLVTEHQGNTVEIEFDDVICAVGRKARLTGYGLEKLGIETNRTVVTNEYLETLYPNIFAAGDVAGPYQFTHVAAHQAWYASVNALFGHLKKFKADYSVIPWTTFTDPEVARVGLNEQDAKEQGVAYEVTRYGIDDLDRAIADSDAHGVVKVLTVPGKDKILGVTIAGVHAGDLLAEFVLAMKHGLGLNKILGTIHTYPTLAEANKYAAGEWKRAHAPEKVLLWLGKYHAWRLG